The Clostridia bacterium DNA segment CTGAAACCACCATAACAAGTCCTTTAGAAGGTACATCTTATTACTTTAATTTGATGCAATTAGCTGAGCAAAAGCATGTATGTATATTTGTTGGCGGATTCCGTCAAGATGAAGAATTCAGATTATATAATTCGATTTATGGATTTTTTCCTGATAGACAAAATGTTACGTATTACAACAAACGTCAGCTTATACCTTTTGGAGAATTCTTGCCTTTTGAAGATTTTTTAAATAAATTTGAAGTCTTTCAACAGCTTAATTTAGCTGACAATAGTATAACAAGAGGCAATAAAAGCGTAGTATTTGAAACGGAATATGGAAACTTCAGCGGGCTTATATGCTTTGATTCTTTGTTCCAAAGATTTTCTTATGAGTCAGTGCGTAAAGGTGCTCAAGTTTTGTTTGTAGTAACCAATGACTCATGGTATATAGATTCTCAATCAATACATCAGCATTATGGACATGCTGTTTTGCGCGCAGTAGAAAACAACAGGTACTTGATAAGGTCAGCTAATGCCGGAGTTTCTGGTGTAATATCAAGCACTGGACGCACTATTCAAGATTTGCCTACACATACAAGCGGCTATATTCTAAAAAAAGTGCCTTTAAATAATCAAAAGACATTATATACACTAACAGGCGATGTAATAGCATATATTGCTTTGGGGGCGATATTGGCTGCCTTTATATACTTTAGATTTTTTGTAAAGATAAAATTATTAATAAGTGCTTAATTCCTATAATGTTTTTTTGCAATACAAAAGTTCAAATCAATGTTAAAAAATAAAGTGGTAATATATTTTTTTTAAAAATTAATAAAATTTAATTTTATATTAATGAATGCTTAATCTAGTTTTGACATGTATATGATATAATGAAAAAAACATCAAAATTAAGATAGGAGTATTTGGGCTTATGAGTTCTATGGCTTTTGGAGCAGATTTTTGGAATGAATTTGTTAGATTATTTACTGGAATGGGAGTGGCTGCAGGAATTTGTATCGTCCTTGGTCTAATTCTTGTAATAATAGAAATTTTTCAGCCTGGATTTGGTTTTTTTGGCGGACTTGGCACATTGTTGATTATTGCCGGTATTGTCATTCGAATGCTTCAGGGCGGAAGCCTTTTGATGCTGTTTATCATGATATTTATTGTAGTAGTAATTTTGCTGGGTGCTTTCTTGATAATGGTAAGGTCAATGAAGTACGGATGGCTGTCTCGAACAGATCTTATCCAGACAGGAACAGCAGTAAGTCCCGAACGCTCCGAGGCCACACAAGATTTTAGTAAGCTCGTTAATCGCACAGGAAAAACAACTACACCGTTAAGACCTAGCGGCAAGGCTGTTATTGACGGTACTGTATATGATGTTGTCGCACAAGGCGCTTTTATAGATGTGAACAAAGATATAAAAGTTGTTGAGGTTGAAGGCGTAAGGATAGTAGTTTTGGAACAATAAAATATCAAACTCAATTTTTATTAAGAAAACAGAAGAAATTTATTTTCAAAAAAACAAAAGAATATTTAATTTTTGTTTTATAGGTATTATTTTGTCCGATTATGTATATTAAAATAAATACTTTTTTTAAAGGAGACTTCAATATGGAATGGTGGATTTGGCTCATAATTATTATAGTAGCATTTTTATTAATGTTC contains these protein-coding regions:
- the lnt gene encoding apolipoprotein N-acyltransferase — translated: NLKDNPTVNIATIQMNYPSESKWESSQSDIFDENYDMTLTAIENGAQIIIWPETTITSPLEGTSYYFNLMQLAEQKHVCIFVGGFRQDEEFRLYNSIYGFFPDRQNVTYYNKRQLIPFGEFLPFEDFLNKFEVFQQLNLADNSITRGNKSVVFETEYGNFSGLICFDSLFQRFSYESVRKGAQVLFVVTNDSWYIDSQSIHQHYGHAVLRAVENNRYLIRSANAGVSGVISSTGRTIQDLPTHTSGYILKKVPLNNQKTLYTLTGDVIAYIALGAILAAFIYFRFFVKIKLLISA
- a CDS encoding NfeD family protein, whose product is MSSMAFGADFWNEFVRLFTGMGVAAGICIVLGLILVIIEIFQPGFGFFGGLGTLLIIAGIVIRMLQGGSLLMLFIMIFIVVVILLGAFLIMVRSMKYGWLSRTDLIQTGTAVSPERSEATQDFSKLVNRTGKTTTPLRPSGKAVIDGTVYDVVAQGAFIDVNKDIKVVEVEGVRIVVLEQ